In a genomic window of Rhododendron vialii isolate Sample 1 chromosome 12a, ASM3025357v1:
- the LOC131311712 gene encoding uncharacterized protein LOC131311712 has protein sequence MGQFMWPNMMPQNLQPNMTQAGSILPFSPTLCPTGTSGTGFNQFLGNFPTSQSNMPSLFNSQVWRGQSITGTQVWRGQSNFFESQEQGWGGGQQSFLDLLNGRDNVNNRKQGS, from the exons ATGGGGCAATTTATGTGGCCAAACATGATGCCCCAGAATTTGCAACCAAATATGACACAAGCCGGAAGCATCCTCCCATTTTCTCCAACTTTATGCCCAACTGGAACAAGTGGAACAGGTTTCAACCAATTTTTGGGCAACTTCCCAACTTCACAAAGCAACATGCCAAGTTTATTCAATAGTCAAGTTTGGAGAGGACAATCAATTACGGGAACTCAAGTTTGGAGAGGACaatcaaacttttttgaaaGTCAAGAGCAGGGTTGGGGAGGAGGACAACAAAGTTTTTTGGATTTGTTGAATGGAAGAGATAATGTGAACAATAGAAAACAAG GAAGTTGA
- the LOC131310194 gene encoding E3 ubiquitin-protein ligase BOI-like isoform X2, translated as MFGGSDNRNPLLPVFLEQEGFQYGGNALPQLQLFGDVPVACGVDPLNYMGNKHATATNRPIKRGRETEPASGPQKFQISTSNNFFQYETGLSGRILNQNPVSTGLRLSYEDDERNSSVTSASEGMKAFLPGIVSLSDNLKIEIDRQGEEMDHYIRLQEANIMKGIRELKQKQTVSLLNALDKELGKKLHEKQLEIDDMNRKNKELTERIKQFSMETNAWQCRAKYSESVVNALKSNIQQVVAQGGVPAREGWGDSEVDGAASYSGKNFGNQQQQLKCRACKGKEVRFLLMPCRHLCLCEDCEGVVDVCPVCQGMKTASVQVLMP; from the exons ATGTTTGGGGGGAGTGATAACAGGAATCCCTTGCTTCCTGTTTTCCTTGAGCAAGAGGGCTTCCAATATGGTGGTAATGCATTGCCTCAGCTGCAGTTATTTGGAGATG TCCCAGTTGCTTGTGGTGTTGATCCCTTGAACTACATGGGCAATAAGCATGCAACAGCCACAAACCGACCTATTAAAAGAGGCAGAGAAACAGAACCTGCTTCTGGACCGCAAAAGTTTCAGATATCCACaagcaataattttttccaaTATGAAACTGGCCTTTCTGGAagaattttgaaccaaaatCCTGTTTCAACGGGGCTGAGACTTTCATATGAGGACGACGAACGCAATTCTTCGGTGACTTCCGCCAGCGAAGGCATGAAAGCTTTCCTTCCTGGTATCGTTTCCCTCAGTGATAATCTCAAAATTGAGATTGATCGGCAAGGAGAAGAAATGGATCATTATATCAGACTTCAG GAAGCAAACATTATGAAGGGTATAAGAGAGTTGAAGCAGAAACAGACGGTTTCTTTACTAAATGCCTTAGATAAAGAACTTGGCAAAAAGTTACACGAGAAACAACTCGAAATAGACGACATGAACCGCAAGAACAAAGAACTAACGGAGAGAATAAAGCAATTCTCCATGGAAACCAATGCCTGGCAATGCCGAGCCAAATATAGCGAGTCTGTAGTCAACGCCCTGAAGAGCAATATCCAGCAGGTCGTTGCGCAAGGTGGGGTCCCAGCAAGGGAAGGATGGGGGGACAGCGAGGTTGATGGTGCTGCTTCTTACAGTGGCAAGAATTTCGGAAACCAGCAACAGCAGCTGAAGTGTAGGGCTTGCAAGGGTAAAGAAGTCCGTTTCTTGTTGATGCCTTGTAGACATCTATGTCTTTGTGAGGATTGCGAAGGGGTTGTTGATGTTTGCCCCGTATGTCAGGGCATGAAGACTGCAAGTGTACAAGTACTCATGCCCTGA
- the LOC131310194 gene encoding E3 ubiquitin-protein ligase BOI-like isoform X1, with protein MWWFGDLGNSIDLRNMFGGSDNRNPLLPVFLEQEGFQYGGNALPQLQLFGDVPVACGVDPLNYMGNKHATATNRPIKRGRETEPASGPQKFQISTSNNFFQYETGLSGRILNQNPVSTGLRLSYEDDERNSSVTSASEGMKAFLPGIVSLSDNLKIEIDRQGEEMDHYIRLQEANIMKGIRELKQKQTVSLLNALDKELGKKLHEKQLEIDDMNRKNKELTERIKQFSMETNAWQCRAKYSESVVNALKSNIQQVVAQGGVPAREGWGDSEVDGAASYSGKNFGNQQQQLKCRACKGKEVRFLLMPCRHLCLCEDCEGVVDVCPVCQGMKTASVQVLMP; from the exons ATGTGGTGGTTTGGCGATCTTGGAAATAGTATTGATCTCag GAATATGTTTGGGGGGAGTGATAACAGGAATCCCTTGCTTCCTGTTTTCCTTGAGCAAGAGGGCTTCCAATATGGTGGTAATGCATTGCCTCAGCTGCAGTTATTTGGAGATG TCCCAGTTGCTTGTGGTGTTGATCCCTTGAACTACATGGGCAATAAGCATGCAACAGCCACAAACCGACCTATTAAAAGAGGCAGAGAAACAGAACCTGCTTCTGGACCGCAAAAGTTTCAGATATCCACaagcaataattttttccaaTATGAAACTGGCCTTTCTGGAagaattttgaaccaaaatCCTGTTTCAACGGGGCTGAGACTTTCATATGAGGACGACGAACGCAATTCTTCGGTGACTTCCGCCAGCGAAGGCATGAAAGCTTTCCTTCCTGGTATCGTTTCCCTCAGTGATAATCTCAAAATTGAGATTGATCGGCAAGGAGAAGAAATGGATCATTATATCAGACTTCAG GAAGCAAACATTATGAAGGGTATAAGAGAGTTGAAGCAGAAACAGACGGTTTCTTTACTAAATGCCTTAGATAAAGAACTTGGCAAAAAGTTACACGAGAAACAACTCGAAATAGACGACATGAACCGCAAGAACAAAGAACTAACGGAGAGAATAAAGCAATTCTCCATGGAAACCAATGCCTGGCAATGCCGAGCCAAATATAGCGAGTCTGTAGTCAACGCCCTGAAGAGCAATATCCAGCAGGTCGTTGCGCAAGGTGGGGTCCCAGCAAGGGAAGGATGGGGGGACAGCGAGGTTGATGGTGCTGCTTCTTACAGTGGCAAGAATTTCGGAAACCAGCAACAGCAGCTGAAGTGTAGGGCTTGCAAGGGTAAAGAAGTCCGTTTCTTGTTGATGCCTTGTAGACATCTATGTCTTTGTGAGGATTGCGAAGGGGTTGTTGATGTTTGCCCCGTATGTCAGGGCATGAAGACTGCAAGTGTACAAGTACTCATGCCCTGA
- the LOC131309634 gene encoding protein FAR1-RELATED SEQUENCE 5-like: MSRAACKEFGDVVTFDTTYLVNKYDMPFAPFVGVNHHGQSILLGCGLISHVDTKSFSWLFRTWMTCMWGCTPKATITDQCMAMKNAIEEVFPHTRHRWCIWHILKKVPEKLGNCEERKSISPSLHNVVYDSLTIEKFEVAWDMFIKKYALQNNEWLHGLYLERNRWVPAFVKDVFWAGMSSTQRSESMNSYFDGYINSKTTLKQFVEQYENALAKNVENENYEDMKDLHSYIPCITAAQLEKQFQSAYTRAKFKEFKDEIVGKLNCSLYERKVGDVWSEYEIEEDIKFGEGEEERTKHVSFKVEFNGETNEANCNCRLFEFRGMVCRHQLMVFHERRVQRIPEKYVLRRWSKNLKRAHTKVRINYDNSSSTIEACRHDNMCNLFNEVANLAEDSQEKYEKVMGRLQELKGELLESSIVCESNMVSDTPNDSFSFEDIVLPSKENMTILDPKSVRRKGRPPSKRKQGGVEKICKKKREQKNKTLSNEKAKVQENAVSNEFGTQESVVNVNVRNFF, translated from the exons ATGAGTAGAGCAGCTTGTAAAGAGTTTGGGGATGTTGTGACGTTTGACACAACATACTTGGTAAATAAGTATGACATGCCTTTTGCTCCATTTGTAGGTGTTAATCATCATGGTCAGTCGATATTATTGGGATGTGGACTCATCTCTCATGTAGACACAAAGTCATTCTCCTGGTTATTTAGGACTTGGATGACATGCATGTGGGGTTGTACTCCCAAAGCAACTATTACCGATCAATGTATGGCCATGAAGAATGCTATAGAAGAAGTATTCCCTCACACTCGACACCGGTGGTGCATATGGcatattttgaaaaaggtgCCAGAAAAATTGGGAAACTGCGAGGAGCGTAAATCAATTTCACCTTCTTTGCACAATGTAGTTTATGATTCACTGACAATAGAGAAATTTGAGGTTGCTTGGGACATGTTCATCAAAAAGTACGCACTTCAAAATAATGAATGGTTACATGGGTTGTATTTAGAGAGGAATCGATGGGTGCCGGCTTTTGTGAAGGATGTGTTTTGGGCGGGAATGTCATCCACACAAAGAAGTGAGAGTATGAATTCATATTTTGATGGTTACATCAACTCGAAGACGACTTTGAAACAATTTGTAGAGCAATATGAGAATGCATTGGCTAAAAATGTGGAAAATGAAAACTATGAAGATATGAAAGATTTGCACTCTTACATCCCGTGCATAACTGCAGCTCAGTTGGAGAAACAATTCCAAAGTGCTTATACGCGTGCAAAGTTTAAAGAGTTTAAAGACGAAATTGTGGGAAAACTTAATTGTTCTTTGTATGAAAGAAAAGTAGGTGATGTTTGGTCAGAATATGAGATAGAAGAAGACATCAAATTTGGagaaggggaagaggaaaggACAAAACATGTGTCATTTAAGGTTGAGTTTAATGGTGAGACCAATGAAGCAAATTGTAATTGTCGATTATTTGAGTTTAGAGGAATGGTGTGTCGACATCAACTTATGGTGTTCCATGAAAGGAGAGTTCAAAGAATACCTGAGAAGTATGTCTTGAGAAGATGGAGCAAAAATCTGAAAAGGGCTCACACTAAAGTTCGAATCAACTACGATAACTCGTCCTCGACAATTGAAGCATGTCGGCATGACAACATGTGCAATCTCTTTAACGAGGTTGCCAATTTGGCGGAAGATTCTCAAGAGAAGTATGAAAAGGTCATGGGACGGCTACAGGAGCTAAAAGGAGAGCTGCTTGAATCTTCGATTGTTTGTGAAAGTAATATGGTTTCTGATACTCCAAATGATTCCTTTTCATTTGAAGATATAGTTCTACCTTCCAAAGAGAACATGACCATCCTAGACCCGAAATCTGTTCGTCGAAAAGGGAGACCTCCATCAAAAAGAAAGCAAGGTGGTGTTGAAAAAATTTgtaagaagaaaagagaacaaaaaaataagacattgtCTAACGAAAAAGCGAAG GTCCAGGAGAATGCAGTAAGCAATGAATTTGGGACACAAGAAAGTGTTGTAAATGTAAATGTaagaaactttttttaa